In Astatotilapia calliptera chromosome 20, fAstCal1.2, whole genome shotgun sequence, one genomic interval encodes:
- the LOC113013086 gene encoding band 4.1-like protein 1 isoform X4, with the protein MTTEKALAGEMKTAMEGDARRTNQVPEDQGDMDDNSEKTPSKASKSPQKSSKRPKTVPVKVTLLDGSDYETAVEKFAKGQTLLDMVCGHLNLLERDYFGLTFQDTDNTKNWLDPSKEIKKQIRIGPWNFGFAVKFYPPDPSVLIEDITRYYLCLQLRDDILSGRLPCSFVTHALLGSYTVQAELGDYEPEEHGPDYVSDFHFAPNQTRELEERVMELHHNYRGMSPAEAEMNFLENAKKLSMYGVDLHHAKDSEGIDIMLGVSANGLLIYRDRLRINRFAWPKILKISYKRSNFYIKIRPGEYEQFESTIGFKLPNHRASKRLWKVCIEHHTFFRLVSPEPPPKGFLVIGSKFRYSGRTQAQTRQASALIDRPAPQFDRSVSKRYLLPRSIDGASALGDSMDQLSQRSSSERTQFMSREDLDQEGSLDLDHDQYHYQDQDQDHYTDQEDDQKPTLGANISPPTKTLELKGEEAGSPVDSKPEELVTLRPKQEQFLDKPEDVIQKHQASINELKRALRQPNSKMAQREKRISSATPPGGTPERKPETPPTPAIHEEPLSEASREPWERRLGSVSEDDQDHEILYLKETHLGIERKCSSITVSSTSSLEAEVDFTVLTDLYTGMEEFSRGMSELGERDLSPDGGLRFGIDMLQQQPSEPPPPLVSAPLSRRTSSSPPAKQIQAEEVRPEVKRSDVQPVVPKKPKRSVPVSSSVDRDQSHREGSRVSAAAPLSREGSDIRPTPTVRKTDIRTETQPNGSEVTTTIVEFTDQDHGITGLSEVSYSTRQSVSPVHKGSLGRETSGSPILVSENVTSATTHVTKTVKGGYSETRIEKRIIITGDDDVDQEQALAIAIQEAKQQHPDMQVTKAVVVRETESSTEDRHGASES; encoded by the exons AAATTTGCCAAGGGCCAGACTCTGTTGGACATGGTGTGTGGCCATCTGAACCTGCTGGAGAGGGACTACTTTGGCTTGACTTTCCAGGACACAGACAACACCAag AATTGGCTGGATCCCTCTAAAGAGATTAAGAAGCAAATCCGGA TTGGTCCCTGGAATTTCGGGTTTGCTGTCAAGTTCTACCCTCCAGACCCATCTGTGCTCATTGAAGACATTACCAG gtACTATTTGTGCCTGCAGCTGAGGGATGACATCCTGTCTGGTCGTCTCCCATGCTCATTTGTCACGCACGCCCTTCTGGGCTCCTACACAGTCCAGGCGGAACTGGGAGACTATGAGCCCGAGGAACATGGTCCAGACTACGTCAGCGATTTCCACTTTGCCCCCAACCAGACGCGCGAGCTTGAGGAGAGAGTGATGGAACTACACCATAACTACAG GGGAATGAGTCCAGCAGAAGCAGAGATGAACTTTCTAGAAAATGCCAAGAAGCTCTCGATGTATGGAGTTGACCTGCACCACGCTAAG GATTCAGAGGGAATCGACATAATGCTTGGTGTCAGTGCCAACGGTCTGCTCATCTACCGTGACCGCCTCAGGATCAATCGGTTCGCCTGGCCAAAAATCCTGAAAATCTCCTATAAGAGAAGCAACTTTTACATCAAGATCCGCCCTGGAGAG TATGAACAGTTTGAGAGCACCATAGGCTTCAAGCTGCCCAACCATCGGGCCTCGAAGCGATTGTGGAAGGTCTGCATTGAGCACCACACCTTCTTCAG GTTGGTTTCCCCAGAGCCACCTCCCAAGGGCTTCCTGGTGATTGGCTCCAAGTTCCGCTACAGCGGGCGGACCCAAGCCCAGACCAGACAGGCTAGCGCTCTGATTGACAGGCCCGCTCCACAGTTCGATCGTTCTGTTAGCAAGAGGTACCTGCTGCCTCGAAGCATTGACGGAG CCTCGGCTCTTGGTGACAGTATGGACCAGCTGTCCCAACGAAGCTCCAGTGAGCGCACACAGTTCATGTCTAGAGAAGATCTGGACCAAGAGGGCAGCCTAGACCTGGACCACGATCAATATCATTATCAAGACCAAGATCAGGACCACTACACAGATCAGGAAGACGATCAGAAGCCGACACTGGGTGCCAATATCTCACCACCGACCAAGACTTTGGAGCTGAAG GGTGAGGAAGCAGGCTCGCCTGTAGACTCAAAGCCAGAG GAACTGGTCACCCTTCGGCCTAAACAGGAG CAGTTCTTGGACAAACCAGAAGACGTTATACAAAAGCACCAGGCCAGCATCAACGAGCTGAAGAGGGCTTTGAGGCAGCCTAACAGCAAAATGGCCCAGAGAGAGAAACGCATCTCTTCAGCTACTCCTCCTGGAGGGACTCCGGAGCGGAAACCA GAGACACCTCCCACCCCTGCTATCCATGAGGAGCCTCTCAGTGAAGCTTCA AGGGAACCATGGGAGAGGCGCCTGGGCTCCGTATCAGAGGATGATCAGGACCACGAGATCCTTTACTTGAAGGAAACCCACCTGGGCATTGAACGAAAATGTTCCAGCATCACAGTCAGCTCTACATCCAGCCTGGAAGCTGAAGTAGATTTCACCGTCCTCACGGACCTGTACACAGGCATGGAAGAGTTCTCCAGGGGTATGTCGGAGCTGGGAGAGAGGGATCTGTCACCTGATGGGGGTCTGCGCTTTGGCATCGACATGCTCCAGCAGCAACCCTCTGAGCCACCTCCTCCCTTAGTATCGGCTCCTCTGTCCAGAAGAACCAGCAGCAGTCCTCCAGCCAAACAAATCCAGGCTGAAGAAGTCCGACCAGAAGTCAAACGGTCCGATGTCCAG CCTGTAGTTCCCAAAAAACCAAAGAGATCAGTCCCCGTGTCTTCATCAGTGGACCGAGATCAGTCACACAGAGAAGGCAGTCGTGTCTCTGCCGCCGCACCACTGAGCAGGGAGGGCAGCGATATCAGGCCCACGCCAACAGTCAGAAAGACGGACATCAGGACGGAGACTCAACCCAATGGGTCAGAGGTCACCACGACCATCGTGGAGTTCACGGATCAG GATCACGGCATCACTGGACTAAGTGAAGTTTCTTACTCTACAAGACAGAGCGTTTCTCCT GTGCACAAAGGCAGTCTTGGCAGAGAGACATCAGGCTCTCCCATCCTCGTCTCTGAAAATGTTACCTCAGCTACCACTCATGTTACAAAG ACAGTGAAAGGAGGATACTCAGAGACCAGGATCGAGAAGAGGATCATAATCACAGGAGACGATGATGTAGACCAGGAACAG GCTCTGGCTATTGCCATACAGGAGGCCAAGCAGCAGCATCCAGACATGCAGGTGACTAAGGCAGTTGTTGTCAGGGAAACAGAATCATCCACTGAGGACCGACACGGTGCATCAGAG TCCTGA